Below is a genomic region from Drosophila albomicans strain 15112-1751.03 chromosome 2R, ASM965048v2, whole genome shotgun sequence.
CTGTTCATCTGCTTGGTCAGAATTCTCATTATTATTGAGGACATTTTCATTATCAGTATTCGACAGAATACTTTCACCATCTTCATTATTAAGATGCATGTCCTCCTCAACCACAGCTCTAGACTTTACCATATTTGtttcatcaacaacaacatctcttgctgttacaaatatttctttttcaacACACCACactctacatatgtatatccaTTTGGTTCATACCCCACAAGTATACCTTTCCAAGATTTTTCATCAAACTTCCTTTTAGGTATCTTATTATGAACATATACTGTGGaaccaaaaacttttaaatattttaagcttgGCTTTTTATTATGCCACATTTCATATGGTGTTTTCAAGAAATTTTTAAGTGCATTACTTGGACTTCTGTTTATTAAATACGTTGCTGTTAACACAGCTTCACCGCAGAAACTTTTCTGTAGGTCGGTTCCTATAACTAAAGCACGAGCTTTTTCAGTTACAGACCTTATCATCCTTTCGGATACACCATTCTGCtgaggtgtgtgtgtaactgtTAAATGGTAGCTGATGCTTTTTTCAACACAAAATCAACACAATTCCATaattatatccgctacccGTAGGTTTTTAGGAATATCTATAGATAATCATGCTACTTCCTAAAACCAAGGCGTAGACTATTGATATTAACTTTTGTTATAATCGACAAAGAAATGTGCATCACTTTTATGAAGAATGTTCATCTGActaatgtatttaattttgaaatattttccacACCGTACTACGTTGCCACTAATTTTCGACCAATCATCAAAAACCTTGAAAGACCCtaacatttttagtattcaaCGATAGAAGTTTTAAAATGGAAGGGATCAGGATATTTtcttggttttctttttgagtTCAGtgttaaaatattcaaaaaatttattgaggaatcaattatttaaaattattcttgaAAATACGATTTTGTTCATAGATTGCCTGCAAAGAAGACAGCTCCAACCAATTTAAACTTTCACtagaaaacaagtaaaacaGCTACAGTCAAGAGCgttcgactgcgagatacccgctacccattttgaataaaagcaaatattgcagtatataccatataccccaaaataatattctacaaaaatactaaaattatatcaaatgacatatttggtatatcgaatatcaaaatataccatagacggcacaatataccagattgtctgccaaagcaactaagaccgctagtaagtaggcgtttttgcccatacacaagtatttctttagtaattttgacaatttttatctgatcgcaaccaaattttcaggaatcacaaatactatagttattattgtatatatagtatattcgcgactatagctttaaaattacgcttcttattcgattttgctgtcgaaaaaaaaatatagtctTATATATAGTCTTATAGTCTCTGCgatctaggtgtttatacggacagactgacagacacacagacggacagacggacatggcttgatcgtctcggctgttgactcTTGTCAAGAATAAagaatatactttatggggtcgacgatccctccttctacctgttacataaatttcctgtcggcacaaattaccctatgggtagcgggtataaaaatacgaTTTTTTTAAGGATTGCCTGCAAAGATGAGAGTTCCTCCACCCAATTTAAGCTTTTAAGGTAAAAATATACAGTTAATAAAAACTGAGTAGACTTATGTTACTTTTCAGCTATTTGGTGTATGAAAATACTTTTACGATTCGAATGGTggaatattgttttaaataattcgaattctgaaatgtttaaaacaatattctgTAGTATTCGACCGAAAGTTCGAAATATTTTGGGCACAACCAATAAAAGTTGGCCAAATTTTGCGTACTccacaaataacaaaagcatAGGAAAGCTCGATTTCAACGCTGTAAAAAGAATCCTTAAAGCGCCAGACAAGTTAGTTATCGATGTCAGGACTGTGAAGGAAGTTGAAGAAACTGGAGAGATACCAGGAAGcattaatattgatataaacCTCTTGACCAAGATTCTGGGAGACTCAACGAGTCAACTTGAGTTCTATACTTTATTTGGTCGTGTGAAGCCATCCACATCCACCCAACTAATTTTCTCCTGTCGATCCGGGGAAAGAGCTAGAAAATCTGCAGAACAAGCAATTGATCTGGGTTATACCAATGTCTGGGTATACGAAGGTTCCTGGATAGATTGGTACCAAAAAACCAAggaattaaataataacaattagttgttttactttaaaaataaatatattttattgattactAGAATTTATGTTTCTAAGCATTAGCTTAAAGGAGTTTTTggtttagttttaattaataaatacaacattatttaatttgcaacaataatttattaacgatatttaaatatattctctattttaataaatagtaTTCTACATATGGCTAGAATTTGtctattaatatatattattttatcagTCTTTGGCTATTttctacaatattttaatcCACCTCCTCAACAGTGGGACCTTTGTATCCGCCACTGCCGAAGCCTCCAGCCTGTTGACCACAGCTGGACGCCTGAGGAttagctccagctccagctgcagctcccTGCTGGTGCATCTTGGTCATGATGGGAGTGCAGAACTTGGTGAGCTCCTGCAGTTTGTACTCGAACTCCTCCTTGTCGGCTGTGGTGTTGCCATCGAGCCACTTGATGGTCTCGCTGCACTTCTCGAGCACACTGCTCTTGTCTTCCGCAGAtattctgtctgtctgtccagtTGCCTGTTCGGCAGCCTCCTTCACACCAAAGACATAGCTTTCCAGCTGGTTGCGGGCGGCGATTCTCTGGCGGTGCTTCTCGTCCTCCTCGGCGTACTTCTCGGCTTCGCTCAGCATGCGATCAATGTCGGCTTGCGATAGGCGACCCTTGTCGTTCTTAATGGTTATATTCTTCACATTGCCTGTGCCCATCTCCTTGGCACTCACATTGAGAATGCCGTTGGCATCCAAGTCGAAGGTGACTTCCACTTTTGGAACACCGCGAGGCGCTGGTGGAATGCCCGTAAGGTCGAAGTTGCCCAGCACGTTGTTATCCTTGGTCAGGGCACGCTCTCCCTCAAACACCTGGATGCTCACAGCGGGCTGGTTGTCCGCGTATGTGGTGAAGGTCTTCGACTGCTTGCAAGGTATCCGGCTGTTGCGCTCAATGAGTTTTGTCATCACACCACCAGCTGTCTCTCTATGCCCAGGGACAGTGGCGCCACGTCCACAAGCAGAACGTCTTTAATCTGGCTGCTCTCGTCTCCAGATAGAATTGCAGCCTGAATGGCGGCACCATAGGCCACCGCTTCGTCTGGGTTGATGGACAGGTTAAGGCTCTTGCCGCAGAAGAAGTTCTGCAGCAGGCTCTGCACTTTGGGAATACGAGTTGAGCCGCCAACCAAAACGATGTCGTGAATCTGGTTCTTGTCCATCTTTGCATCATTCAGGGCCTTCTCCACCGGCTGCAGTGTGTTGCGGAACAGGTCGCCGCAGAGCTCCTCGAACCGTGCCCGACTAATCTTTGTGTAGAAGTCATGACCCTCAAAGAGAGCATCAATCTCAATGGATGCCTCACTGCTTGAAGACAACGTGCGCTTCGCTCGCTCCGCTGCCGTCCGCAAGCGACGCAGGGCTCGTGGATTTGAGCGCAAATCCTTCTTGAATTTCCGCTTAAACTCCTCCGCCAAATGGTTAACGAGTCTGTTGTCGAAGTCCTCGCCTCCCAGATGTGTATCTCCAGCCGTTGCCCGCACCTCGAACAGCGAGCCTTCGTCAATGGTCAGGATTGACACATCGAAAGTGCCGCCGCCCAAATCGAATATCAGCACATTGCGTTCACCCTTCAGATTCTTGTCCAGCCCATAGGCCAGAGCTGCCGCTGTCGGTTCATTTATAATGCGCAGCACATTCAACCCAGCAATGGCACCAGCATCTTTCGTAGCCTGCCGCTGCGAATCGTTGAAATACGCTGGCACTGTGATCACCGCGTCTTTGATCGAGCTGCCCAGATACGCCTCAGCTGTCTCCTTCATCTTGGTGAGCACCATTGAGCTGATCTCCTCAGGGGCAAATCGCTTCTGCTCCCCCTTGAACTCAACGCTCATCTTTGGCTTGCCACAGTCGTTGACCACTTGGAATGGCCAGTGCTTCATATCCTCCTGAATCTTCGAGTCATCGAACTTGCGTCCAATCAAACGTTTCGCATCGAACAGACTGTTCTTTGGATTCATGGCCACTTGGTTCTTGGCCGCGTCTCCGATCAACCTCTCCGAGTCTGTGAATGCCACATAGCTGGGCGTCGTTCTGTTACCCTGGTCGTTGGCTATGATCTCCACCTTGCCGTGCTGGAACACACCGACGCACGAGTACGTGGTGCCCAAGTCAATACCAATAGCAGGCATTTTGTATCTGTGAGTTACTTCTTCTGCTTTGACTAACTGATTGTATCTTTAATTTGAGTGTTTGAACACTttcactttactttactttacttttactttaattcaacttctttttaaattgttctcAGTTTGTACTTTCTTTAATGCACAATattcttttcaataaattcttttatatttgtttgttagctTGTTCAGCTTCTCTCTTTGCTTCGCTCTGTTTCAGTGTTTTCACTTCAACTGTTTGTTTTGAATTGTGACGAGGTGGAAATTTGCGCCGCTATTTATACCAAAACCCAGTGTGGTGGATTATTCTGGTTTCCCCTCTCGCGAAGAGTGTGGAATGTTCTCGCATTCGAGTGGGCGCGAGAGCGAGATATACAATGACTGCGAGTATAAATATAAGTTCAGTTTACTCTGAACTGTTGAcaagcttttattttgttaacttTTTGACGTAGCAAATGattgttaatatattttttgttactGTTCGAATAGATGAACATCAAAGATGTAAATGTTCAGAATAGCGCGGCCTGCCGGAAAATCGGCTAAGTGCGttgtttgatatatgtatgtatctatatactatgtaCTGTTTTATTTACTATCTATTACTTACCTACCTATATCTTTGCTTTAATCACAGCATATTTCTTATGGactctatattttatatgttagATTGGTTAGAAAGATAGGATTTTGgatatattatttagataAAGATTGTTAAATACGTCAATagcatttctatttttaaatgcttctGAATATGTTTAAGTGTTTGGGATGATTGAAACTATTAATAGCAACATTATGACTgcacaatatatttatactcaaTACTAACCTACGACAACCTCTCAGttattgtaaacaaaaataaacaataatttccCCTCACACACATTTGTCTGCTCCGTCAACGTTTCGCACTCTCGAACAATCTCGAACACTTTGCGCCTCTCCCATTGCGGACTCTCGAAAGTTCCACCACTCTGCTTAgttcgctctcactctctctctctctctctctctctcgggtGGAACATTCGACGCTCTTCTCGAGAGGGGCAACCAGAATAATCCACCACACTGGGTTTTGGTATAAATAGCGGCGCAAATTTCCACCTCGTCACAATTCAAAACAAACAGTTGAAGTGAAAACACTGAAACAGAGCGAAGCAAAGAGAGAAGCTGAACAagctaacaaacaaatataaaagaatttattgaaaagaatATTGTGCATTAAAGAAAGTACAAACTgagaacaatttaaaaagaagttgaattaaagtaaaagtaaagtaaaagtGTTCAAACACTCAAATTGAAGATACAATCAGTTAGTGAAAGCAGAAGAAGTAACTCACAGATACAAAATGCCTGCTATTGGTATTGACTTGGGCACCACGTACTCGTGCGTCGGTGTGTTCCAGCACGGCAAGGTGGAGATCATAGCCAACGACCAGGGTAACAGAACGACGCCCAGCTATGTGGCATTCACAGACTCGGAGAGGTTGATCGGAGACGCGGCCAAGAACCAAGTGGCCATGAATCCAAAGAACAGTCTGTTCGATGCGAAACGTTTGATTGGACGCAAGTTCGATGACTCGAAGATTCAGGAGGATATGAAGCACTGGCCATTCCAAGTGGTCAACGACTGTGGCAAGCCAAAGATGAGCGTTGAGTTCAAGGGGGAGCAGAAGCGATTTGCCCCTGAGGAGATCAGCTCAATGGTGCTCACCAAGATGAAGGAGACAGCTGAGGCGTATCTGGGCAGCTCGATCAAAGACGCGGTGATCACAGTGCCAGCGTATTTCAACGATTCGCAGCGGCAGGCTACGAAAGATGCTGGTGCCATTGCTGGGTTGAATGTGCTGCGCATTATAAATGAACCGACAGCGGCAGCTCTGGCCTATGGGCTGGACAAGAATCTGAAGGGTGAACGCAATGTGCTGATATTCGATTTGGGCGGCGGCACTTTCGATGTGTCAATCCTGACCATTGACGAAGGCTCGCTGTTCGAGGTGCGGGCAACGGCTGGAGATACACATCTGGGAGGCGAGGACTTCGACAACAGACTCGTTAACCATTTGGCGGAGGAGTTTAAGCGGAAATTCAAGAAGGATTTGCGCTCAAATCCACGAGCCCTGCGTCGCTTGCGGACGGCAGCGGAGCGAGCGAAGCGCACGTTGTCTTCAAGCAGTGAGGCATCCATTGAGATTGATGCTCTCTCTTTGAGGGTCATGACTTCTACACAAAGATTAGTCGGCACGGTTCGAGGAGCTCTGCGGCGACCTGTTCCGCAACACACTGCAGCCGGTGGAGAAGGCCCTGAATGATGCAAAGATGGACAAGAACCAGATTCACGACATCGTTTTGGTTGGCGGCTCAACTCGTATTCCCAAAGTGCAGAGCCTGCTGCAGAACTTCTTCTGCGGCAAGAGCCTTAACCTGTCCATCAACCCAGACGAAGCGGTGGCCTATGGTGCCGCCATTCAGGCTGCAATTCTATCTGGAGACGAGAGCAGCCAGATTAAAGACGTTCTGCTTGTGGACGTGGCGCCACTGTCCCTGGGCATAGAGACAGCTGGTGGTGTGATGACAAAACTCATTGAGCGCAACAGCCGGATACCTTGCAAGCAGTCGAAGACCTTCACCACATACGCGGACAACCAGCCCGCTGTGAGCATCCAGGTGTTTGAGGGAGAGCGTGCCCTGACCAAGGATAACAACGTGCTGGGCAACTTCGACCTTACGGGCATTCCACCAGCGCCTCGCGGTGTTCCAAAAGTGGAAGTCACCTTCGACTTGGATGCCAACGGCATTCTCAATGTGAGTGCCAAGGAGATGGGCACAGGCAATGTGAAGAATATAACCATTAAGAACGACAAGGGTCGCCTATCGCAAGCCGACATTGATCGCATGCTGAGCGAAGCCGAGAAGTACGCCGAGGAGGACGAGAAGCACCGCCAGAGAATCGCCGCCCGCAACCAGCTGGAAAGCTATGTCTTTGGTGTGAAGGAGGCTGCCCGAACAGGCAactggacagacagacagaataTCTGCGGAAGACAAGAGCAGTGTGCTCGAGAAGTGCAGCGAGACCATCAAGTGGCTCGATGGCAACACCACAGCCGACAAGGAGGAGTTCGAGTACAAACTGCAGGAGCTCACCAAGTTCTGCACTCCCATCATGACCAAGATGCACCAGCAGGGAGCTGGAGCTAATCCTCAAGCGTCCAGCTGTGGACAACAGGCTGGAGGCTTCGGCAGAGGACCCACTGTCGAGGAAGTCGATTAAAATAGTAGAAAATAGCCTTAAAGACTGATAAGctgatatttattaattaaaacttagttttattaatttatattttagttagtGCTGTTTACCAAATACGCTTATAGgttattttagaaaaaataaaaagcatttatgaatatttacataattggTTTATTGTTTAAAATGGGCTTTCAAATTCGCGCTTAGCTCAACAAAAGTGCTGCCAAGTTTCAATGTTTTTATGTGTACCTATATCGATAGCTGCGATAGGAGTGGTGGTAGGTCGATTGATATTTTGCAACACTGATGTTATCGCTTCGCTGTGATTGGCAATTCTAAAACGAAGCTTCTTGGAGAGAAAACAATTTTAGTGTAAATTCGAagaattttttgtgttttggcgcatttgcaattgcaaacgTAAAATATggctgacgacgacgaagaaATACCACACCGTGCGCCAGTGCCGACGGCGCACAAAGAGGATACGGCATTCCTTCAATTCATCGAGATGGAAAACTTCAAGTCCTACCGCGGCCACATTGTTGTTGGTCCCCTCAAGCAATTCAATGCTGTTATTGGTCCCAATGGTTCGGGTAAATCAAATTTCATGGATGCCATCAGTTTTGTGATGGGTGAAAAGACATCCAGCTTGCGTGTAAAGCGTCTCAACGATCTAATACACGGCTCCTCAATTGGCAAGCCCGTGGCGCGCAGTTGCTATGTGACGGCCAAATTTATCATTGATGGCGGAAAGAATATGGATTTTCAACGCGCTGTTATAAGCGGCTCTTCAGAGTATCGGATTAATGGAGAAGTGAGTTAAATACTTATtgttatgcatacaatttataacttttaatttgtagAGCGTCTCGAGCAACACATACTTGAATAAGCTGGAAAAACTGGGCATCAATGTGAAGGCAAAGAATTTTCTCGTTTTCCAAGGTGCTGTAGAAAACATTGCTATGAAGACGCCCAAGGAACGCACAGCACTTTTTGAGGAAATTAGCGGGTAAGCTATAGGATTCGCAGAGGCATTCATATAGCTTGTATTTATAATCTATATTTATCAGCTCGGGTCTGCTAAAGGATGACTACAATCGTCTGAAACAGGAGATGATTGTGGCGGAGGAAGAAACACAATTTACATACCAGAAGAAGAAGGGCATTGCCGCTGAGCGCAAGGAGGCCAAGCATGAGAAAATGGAGGCGGAGCGCTATACACGATTGCAAGATGAATATGTAGGAAGAGTTTTCGTTTACCGTAATTTCTCAGTAActaattgtatttgaattcCCTGACAGAACGAGAAACAAGTGGAGTATCAACTATTTCGGCTTTTTCATGTGGAGAAAGACATACAGAAGTACAACGCGGACTTGGAGGTGAAGCAGCAAGAGCTGAAAGCTGTGGAACAGCGAAAAGAAGCAGCCGACGAAGTGCTGCGCGAGAAGAAGAAGGATGCAGGAAAAATAACACGAGATTTGGCCAAAATCGATCAAGAAATACGCGAGTTTGAGACACAATTGAATAAGCGTCGACCGCTGTACATAAAAGCCAAGGAAAAGGTGGCGCATTGCAAAAAGAAGCTGGTATCCTTGCAGAAAACTTTGGAGACGGCACGCGAAGCGGACAATGCACATCAGCAGGACATACAGAAGCTGGAGAAGCAACTGGCCGATGTGGAGGCGCTCAAGAAGCGTTTCGAGGATGAGATCGAGAACGAATCGCAGCGACGTGGTAAGAGTGTCAATATGGAGGAAGGGCTTGTGCAGGAATATGATCGTCTTAAGCAGAAGGCTGAAGCAACCGCCACACAGTATCGCTCCGAGTTGGACTCGGTGAATCGTGAACAAAAATCCGAACAGGATACGCTGGACGGTGAAACAAATCGTCGGGCATCTGTTGAGGAATCCTACAAGAAATTGTCGCTGCAACGTGAGGAGGCAGTGAAGCGTCGCGACAAGCTGATGGATCACATCAAGTCGTCACAAGCAGCCCTCGAAGAACAGAATCGCATCAAGGATGAGTTGCGACGCGATGTTGGCAGCTCCAAGGAGAAAATTGCCGAAAAGCAACGCGAGCTGGAAAATGTGCGCGATCAGTTGGGCGATGCCAAGAGCGACAAGCATGAGGATGCTCGCCGTAAAAAGAAGCAGGAGGTCGTCGAGCTGTTCAAGAAGCAAGTGCCAGGCGTCTATGATCGTATGATCAACATGTGTCAGCCGACGCACAAGCGGTACAACGTGGCCGTCACTAAGGTGCTGGGCAAGTTCATGGAAGCCATCATTGTGGACACGGAGAAAACAGCGCGTCATTGCATTCAGGTGAATTACAAGATGATTGATTCATAGTTTACATTTGCATTAATATAACGAACTCTTGCAGATCTTGAAGGAAAAAATGCTAGAGGTGGAAACCTTTCTGCCACTGGACTATTTGCAAGTAAAGCCCTTGAAGGAACGTCTGCGCAACATCAGCGAACCACGCAACGTTCGCTTGGTTTTCGATGTGCTCAAGTTCGAACCGCAGGAAATTGAACGCGCCGTGCTCTTTGCCACTGGCAATGCGCTGGTCTGCGAAACGCCGGAAGATGCCATGAAAGTAGCATACGAAATTGATCGATCACGCTTTGATGCTCTTGCCTTGGATGGCACATTCTATCAGAAGTCCGGCCTTATTTCGGGTGGCAGTCACGACTTGGCACGCAAGGCGAAGCGTTGGGATGAAAAGCATATGGCTCAGCTCAAGATGCAAAAGGAACGGCTCAACGAGGAGCTCAAGGAGCTGGTGAAAAAGTCACGCAAGCAAAGCGAGTTGGCGACAGTCGAGTCGCAGATCAAGGGTTTGGAGAATCGCCTCAAGTACAGCATGGTTGACTTGGAGTCTTCGAAGAAGTCTATTAGCCAGTACGATAATCAGCTCAATCAGGTGCAAATTCAGCTAGATGACTTTGGAGTAAgttctacatacatacaaaagtaaaatCTCGTTCTTAATAACAGCTGATCTATTGACTTGCAGCCCAAGATCAGCGAGATTGAGCGTCGTATGCAGGATCGCGAGGAGCACATACAGGAGATCAAGGAGAACATGAATAATGTGGAGGACAAAGTGTTTGCCGCTTTCTGTCATCGCCTGGGCGTGAAGAACATTCGACAGTACGAGGAGCGTGAGCTTGTCATGCAGCAGGAGCGGGCACGCAAACGTGCCGAGTTTGAACAGCAAATCGATGCGATTAACACTCAGCTGGACTTTGAGAAGCAAAAGGATACGCGAAGTAAGTGAAGGGGGCATCTAATACAAATGGGTACATTAATTGATTCGATAATTTACAGAGAACGTTGAGCGTTGGGAGCGCAGCGTACAGGATGAGGAGGATGCCCTGGAGGGTTTAAAGACAGCCGAGGCGCGTTATCTGAAAGAAATGGatgaggagaaggagaagatgGAAAAGTTCAAGCAGGAGAAGCAAGCCAAGAAGCAGGCTGTCGATGACATGGAAGAGGATATTTCCAAGGCGCGTCGCGATGTCGCCAATTTGGCCAAGGAAATACACAACGTGGGCAGTCAAATGTCATCGTCAGAGTCAAAGATCGAAGCGAAGAAAAACGAGCGTCAAAACATTCTGCTGCAAGCCAAGGTGGGAACAGCAAATCtcgaatttaaatataattttaatatgtcatttaaatttgaatagacGGACTGTATTGTGGTGCCGTTGTTGCGTGGATCTCTAGACGATGCAGTGCGTCAAAGCGATGCGGATAGTGTTGAGCCATCGACATCAATGATGAACGATAATCTGTGAGTGCCAGCTGTTAACTctttaattatacaaatttgtaatcatGTTTTTGTGCTCTACTGCAGCATCGAGGTGGACTATCGTTCATTGCCGCGTGAGCTCTGCAAGCTAAAGGACGATTCTGCCTTCAAGAAAACCAACGAGCAGCTGCAAAAGGATCTTCAGAGCAAACTGGATGTTCTAGAGCGTATTCAAACGCCCAATATGAAGGCTATGCAGAAACTGGATCTGGTGACAGAGAAAGTGCAGTCCACCAATGAAGAGTTCGAGAACGCACGTCGCAAAGCCAAGAAGGCCAAGGCAGCATTCGAGAAAGTGAAGAACGAGCGTTCTTCGCGCTTCGTTCAGTGCTGTCAGCACATCTCTGATGCCATCGATGGCATCTACAAGAAGCTGGCTCGCAATGAGGCCGCTCAGGCATACATTGGACCCGATAATCCCGAGGAACCGTATCTCGATGGCATCAACTATAATTGTGTGGCGCCCGGCAAACGATTCCAGCCCATGAGCAATCTGAGTGGTGGCGAGAAAACAATCGCTGCGCTCGCACTGCTTTTCTCCACACACAGGTAAGCTAAagctaaaattataatacaagTATCTTCTTTAATGTGTGCTTTATTTCCACAGCTATCACCCGGCACCGTTCTTTGTGCTTGACGAGATTGATGCTGCTTTGGACAACACAAACATTGGCAAAGTCGCCTCCTACATTAGGGATCATACCACCAATTTGCAGACAATTGTTATCTCCCTCAAGGAGGAGTTCTATGGCCATGCTGATGCCCTGGTCGGCATCACACCGGCGGTATGTTGTTTATATTATCTGTTGGTTATCAATTATTCAATCTGTGTTTGCGATTCTCTGTTTTGCAGGAAGGGGACTGTCTCATATCCAACGTCTATATAATTGACCTGACGTGCTACGAGGACAAATGAAGGGTTAACTTTCATTGGAATGTAGAATaagtttgtaatttataattagtCCACACGGCAGGCGAAAAGTTTCGATTTCCAATTAATAAAAcccattttgatttcaattctCAGAATTCCCAATCTAAACAAACCCGTTGGCATTTTATTCCTTTAGTTTTAAATGGTGGGAAAATCATCTGGCGTAATTGGAGTGTGAAGCACAGGTCAATAACCATGAAAAACAACGTGCTGTCCGGCAAAACAGTGAAggtgtaaaaaaaaatcgtgGCCTGAAAATTTTTCCCTCGAAAATCCAATGAAAAATCGGGAATATCCAAAAATTCCGTATATCTCGAAAACTATGTGCGCGATTCGAATGTCCTTTTGCCAGTCAATAGTCCTTATTAATACACGCCGATTGACATATCAGTCGGCAGGATTTGCCAGGATATGGCGAAGTTATAGCTAATTTTCTCTAAACataaaagtccttgtaactttgatGTTTCAAGGACTTTCGTCCTTTTGACACCATAAACGgtattgaaatgaaaagagCTATCTATGTTCCAAAGTACATCCCGATAGTCCTtgaaatggccgagatatcctggatttttgaaattttaccAAATTTTGCATGCTCCCCCCTTGaaaaattttcgaaattttttgcaaaatatttttgaaatttttgaatgccaatcggtAGTTGCTTTGCTGGTGATTATAAAAATGCATGTCCTTTTGAAAGGACTTCAGGATATGGCCGAAAAAATGCTGATATAAGCGTTTTCTGTTTCAAAAAGCAGTTAAAACTGCTGAGTAGAAAATCGATTAATTGATTTCGATTAATGGCAAATCCTTCTCAGCGAATTCGATTTCCTTTTGCTATCGAACTAGAGTTGCGCGGTAAATCGAGGTTTTCAAATACGCATTCAAAATTGAtcccattttcaattattaagaACAAtcgttttatttgaaaatattttctgcAACTTTAATAGTTTCCGTTTTTCTATCGGTTGGTTGTACTGTTCTGGAAGTTCATTTGTGTGGGCAAAACttgttcgagtgtgtgtgtggagctatgtttgtgtgtgtgtgtgtgttgagagGAGGTACGCATGTCCACCTAAGGGGGGACATAAGTACATCAAGTGTGGTATATGTTAAAACAACTGGGTTTTTTCgtttcaataatttgtttttcttttttttatatcttttCTCTTCATGTAAAAAA
It encodes:
- the LOC117574166 gene encoding structural maintenance of chromosomes protein 1A, with product MADDDEEIPHRAPVPTAHKEDTAFLQFIEMENFKSYRGHIVVGPLKQFNAVIGPNGSGKSNFMDAISFVMGEKTSSLRVKRLNDLIHGSSIGKPVARSCYVTAKFIIDGGKNMDFQRAVISGSSEYRINGESVSSNTYLNKLEKLGINVKAKNFLVFQGAVENIAMKTPKERTALFEEISGSGLLKDDYNRLKQEMIVAEEETQFTYQKKKGIAAERKEAKHEKMEAERYTRLQDEYNEKQVEYQLFRLFHVEKDIQKYNADLEVKQQELKAVEQRKEAADEVLREKKKDAGKITRDLAKIDQEIREFETQLNKRRPLYIKAKEKVAHCKKKLVSLQKTLETAREADNAHQQDIQKLEKQLADVEALKKRFEDEIENESQRRGKSVNMEEGLVQEYDRLKQKAEATATQYRSELDSVNREQKSEQDTLDGETNRRASVEESYKKLSLQREEAVKRRDKLMDHIKSSQAALEEQNRIKDELRRDVGSSKEKIAEKQRELENVRDQLGDAKSDKHEDARRKKKQEVVELFKKQVPGVYDRMINMCQPTHKRYNVAVTKVLGKFMEAIIVDTEKTARHCIQILKEKMLEVETFLPLDYLQVKPLKERLRNISEPRNVRLVFDVLKFEPQEIERAVLFATGNALVCETPEDAMKVAYEIDRSRFDALALDGTFYQKSGLISGGSHDLARKAKRWDEKHMAQLKMQKERLNEELKELVKKSRKQSELATVESQIKGLENRLKYSMVDLESSKKSISQYDNQLNQVQIQLDDFGPKISEIERRMQDREEHIQEIKENMNNVEDKVFAAFCHRLGVKNIRQYEERELVMQQERARKRAEFEQQIDAINTQLDFEKQKDTRKNVERWERSVQDEEDALEGLKTAEARYLKEMDEEKEKMEKFKQEKQAKKQAVDDMEEDISKARRDVANLAKEIHNVGSQMSSSESKIEAKKNERQNILLQAKTDCIVVPLLRGSLDDAVRQSDADSVEPSTSMMNDNLIEVDYRSLPRELCKLKDDSAFKKTNEQLQKDLQSKLDVLERIQTPNMKAMQKLDLVTEKVQSTNEEFENARRKAKKAKAAFEKVKNERSSRFVQCCQHISDAIDGIYKKLARNEAAQAYIGPDNPEEPYLDGINYNCVAPGKRFQPMSNLSGGEKTIAALALLFSTHSYHPAPFFVLDEIDAALDNTNIGKVASYIRDHTTNLQTIVISLKEEFYGHADALVGITPAEGDCLISNVYIIDLTCYEDK